A portion of the Cryptomeria japonica chromosome 5, Sugi_1.0, whole genome shotgun sequence genome contains these proteins:
- the LOC131037873 gene encoding RING-H2 finger protein ATL39-like, translated as MTFTIHNRAKRSILNVFLEIMMLCGGMALPVLIYMLLACYASLHKNSHGDTNDGNTSSSKGGHGLSKSDIQKIPTVVCNNTHKNGDGDDEKKDCDELCSSGDLECTVCLEQFKDGDKYLLMPSCRHCFHLECTDAWISKNAICPVCRCNALPKHEEHQEQEPNNSDHIPESIAIDMPS; from the coding sequence ATGACGTTTACCATACACAACCGGGCTAAGAGAAGCATCTTGAATGTGTTTCTGGAAATAATGATGCTCTGTGGAGGAATGGCTCTGCCGGTTCTCATTTATATGTTGTTGGCCTGTTATGCCTCTCTCCACAAAAACAGTCATGGGGATACAAATGATGGGAACACAAGTAGCAGTAAGGGTGGGCATGGGCTATCTAAATCTGATATTCAGAAGATCCCCACAGTAGTCTGCAACAATACCCACAAGAATGGCGATGGGGATGATGAGAAGAAGGATTGTGATGAACTATGTAGCAGTGGGGATTTAGAGTGTACTGTGTGTTTGGAGCAGTTTAAGGATGGAGACAAATATTTGTTGATGCCCTCATGCAGGCACTGCTTCCATCTTGAGTGTACAGATGCATGGATATCCAAGAACGCTATCTGTCCTGTTTGTAGGTGCAACGCTCTTCCCAAACATGAGGAACATCAAGAACAAGAACCCAATAACTCTGATCATATTCCTGAGAGCATAGCCATTGATATGCCTTCTTAG